The region TGCCCTTTGGTCTTGTTGAAAAAAAGTTGTAAAATGTCACGACACCATAAACTTGTGAAACAGGAATTTTTAGCATCTCTGCTATGTGATTCTGTACCTCGGGTGAGAGATACCCGAAAAGTTCCTGCGCTTTCTGAAGAACCGAGATGAGCTTGTCTGGTTTTGCTCCTGTTGAAGCTATGTACTCATCCAACTCTTTGAAGAGACGCTCTCCTGTAGTGCAAGTATCAGGCAACTGCTTCACCTCCTGTTAATAAATTCACAAATCTAAGTCGATTATACCATCGTAATCACCAAAACTCACATTCTAAATTCACCTTTGCCTTACAGAAACAATTCTTTTTAGACTATATAATCAATATGTGAAAATAAAGTATAATTAAAGCCAGGTGAAGAACTTGCTCGAACTTTTAGGGAAAAAGATTCAGTGCAATTGTGGAAAAATTCACACGATACCAAGCGTTAATATTGTATGGGATAGATTCAGCAATACATATTTTTCCAACAAAAAATCCCTATTTGTTGCAGATGAAAATACAACCAATCTATCAAATTTGTCCGGAAAAAATGTGCTTATCCTTACAGATCCTCGCAGAGTAACGGCAACTGTGGAAAATGTTGATAAAGTTCTGAAAATCTTAGGCAATGAAGATATGATTGTCTCTATAGGGTCTGGAAGCCTTACAGATATTGCAAAATATGCTGCTTATCTTTCAAAAAAGGAATTTTCCTGTGTTCCAACCGCTCCATCAGTTGATGGTTACACTTCATCTGCTGCCCCATTGATGGTGAATGGTATCAAACAAACTCTTGACGCAAAAACTCCCAGGACAATTATTCTCGATATTGATATTCTGAGGAATTGCCCGCTCGATCTTTTAAGAGCTGGCATTGGAGATATCTCAGCAAAAGTGATAGCAAGATTTGACTGGTTATTGTCTCACCATATAACCGGTGAATACATTTGTGATTTTTTCTGGAACAATTTGGAAGATGTGCTGTTTGAATTGTTGAAAGATGTAAATAATATTTTCCAGAGGGAAAAAAATTTCGTCTCAAAATTGATGACAGCTCAGTTGATCTCGGGGCTCAACATCACAGTTGCGGGAAATTCAAGGCCTGCATCTGGATCAGAACATCTGATTTCACATTTTCTGGAGATGGTTTATGAAGCCCGGGGAGAATTGCCACTGTTCCATGGATTACAGGTTGCTATGGGAACATATATATCCCTTCATGCATATGAAATTTTGTTTGAAGATATACCGCTCGAGAAATCCAGCGATAATCTGGAAGAGAAAAAAAGATCCCTGATTCAACTTTTTGGGCCAAAAAAAGCAGAGAATTTCTTGCGGATATACAGAAACAAAAATATGGTAAAAATTGCAAATCTGAATAAAATAAAAAAATCACTCGAGAAAACCTATCTGCGGTTTTCTCCGCTGCTTAAAAATGTCTGTAAAGTTATAGATGTCGGGGAACTTTTTAAAAACTATTCCAGGGATGTTATAAAACAGGCAATTAATCTTTCAAATATGCTGAGGGAAAGATACACGGTGCTTGATTTTCTTGATTCTTCAGGTATTTTGAAATCCTTTTCTGATTGGATAGTTGAAAAAGCAGGCCGGTGATGATTGTGAATAAGATTTCCAAAAATGCAAAAATAGGACTGAATGTGAAACTGGGTTTTAATGTCGTTGTGGAAGATAATGTAGTGATTGGCGATGGAACAGTTCTTGGAAATAACGTTGTAATTCACAAAGAAACAGTTGTTGGGAAAAATTGCGTGATTTCCGACAATACTGTGCTTGGCAAGAAACCTTTCAGATCTTCAATTTCTTCCACAACATTTGAAAAACAACTACCCCCTCTGACAATTAAAAACAATGTTACGATAGGCGCTGGTTGTATTCTGTACATTGGTGCAGTTCTTTCTGACAACGTCTTTATAGGAGATCTCGCAGTTATAAGAGAAGAGGTTGAGATAGGTGACTACACAGTTATTGGAAAAGGAGTGACCATTGAAAATAAATGCAAGGTTGGAAAGTACGTGAAAATAGAAACAAATGCTTATATAACAGCCTTTTCAGAAATAGAAAGCTACTGTTTCATAGCTCCTGAAGTTACATTCACCAATGATAACTTTCTTGGTCGGACAGAAGAGAGAAGAAAATACTTCAAAGGTCCTCTTATCAAAAAAGGGGCTCGTATAGGAGCCAACGCAACCATTCTACCAGGCATTGTTATAGGAGAAGATGCCCTTGTAGCTGCTGGTAGTGTTGTTACGAAAAATGTTCCTGCCAGAAAGATAGTTATTGGCGTCCCGGCCAGAATATGGAAAGATGTTCCAGAAGACCAATTACTTGAAAATCAAATTTTTTACAAAGACCAGTGATTTTACCACGGAAAGGCTATTTTACCGAGCACAGCTGGTCTTTTTGCGCCGGTAACAGATGGCATACCTGTGGTAACTCCATTCAAAAATTCATTTGCGAGCAACGCCATGCAGATTGCTTCTCTGGCTTTTGCGAATGTTCTGTTTGGTACAAAAACCCTGTAACCAAATCTCATGAGATCTTCCAGCAGCAATTTGTTAAAAGCTCCACCACCGAAAACATATATTCTTTCCACCTCTGGAAGATATCTTTTCATATTTTCATGAACGCAGAACGCAGTAAAATAAGTCAGAGTTCTTAAAACATCGAAGCTTCCTTTTTCAATGCCTTCTATAAATCTCTCGTTATACCATTCTCTTCCAGTAGTTTTCGGTGGTCTTTTATTCAAATATTCCTGATCTCTGCGGATCAATTCATGCAAAATTTTATCGTCTACCTTCCCTCTTCTGGCAAGTTCACCATCTTTATCAAAAAGTATCCCAAAACTTTCTTTAACATACAAAT is a window of Pseudothermotoga elfii DSM 9442 = NBRC 107921 DNA encoding:
- a CDS encoding sn-glycerol-1-phosphate dehydrogenase, yielding MKNLLELLGKKIQCNCGKIHTIPSVNIVWDRFSNTYFSNKKSLFVADENTTNLSNLSGKNVLILTDPRRVTATVENVDKVLKILGNEDMIVSIGSGSLTDIAKYAAYLSKKEFSCVPTAPSVDGYTSSAAPLMVNGIKQTLDAKTPRTIILDIDILRNCPLDLLRAGIGDISAKVIARFDWLLSHHITGEYICDFFWNNLEDVLFELLKDVNNIFQREKNFVSKLMTAQLISGLNITVAGNSRPASGSEHLISHFLEMVYEARGELPLFHGLQVAMGTYISLHAYEILFEDIPLEKSSDNLEEKKRSLIQLFGPKKAENFLRIYRNKNMVKIANLNKIKKSLEKTYLRFSPLLKNVCKVIDVGELFKNYSRDVIKQAINLSNMLRERYTVLDFLDSSGILKSFSDWIVEKAGR
- a CDS encoding acyltransferase — protein: MNKISKNAKIGLNVKLGFNVVVEDNVVIGDGTVLGNNVVIHKETVVGKNCVISDNTVLGKKPFRSSISSTTFEKQLPPLTIKNNVTIGAGCILYIGAVLSDNVFIGDLAVIREEVEIGDYTVIGKGVTIENKCKVGKYVKIETNAYITAFSEIESYCFIAPEVTFTNDNFLGRTEERRKYFKGPLIKKGARIGANATILPGIVIGEDALVAAGSVVTKNVPARKIVIGVPARIWKDVPEDQLLENQIFYKDQ